In Desulfobacterales bacterium, a genomic segment contains:
- a CDS encoding alpha/beta hydrolase, translating into MFDGFKTKDIKTGGAVIHLRHGGNGPPLLLLHGNPLTHVSWHKIANRLAENFHVVAADLRGYGDSSAPDPGENNINFSFRSMALDQVEVMEVLGYKRFFVAGIDRGARTVHRMCLDHPPRVKKAAIIDILPNYHVWTHASKAWATKSWHWLFMIQPYDLPERMLSAVPPEWYMEKKISKSGIGLKPFTKEAFAEYVRCFNEKTIRGSCADYRACATCDFEMDTADRDKKARCPLLVIWGANSHTGKVHGDVLAVWKNYAIDVIGGPINCGHYVTEEAPDEAYEWFMRFFMEEPDCR; encoded by the coding sequence ATGTTTGATGGTTTTAAGACTAAGGACATAAAGACCGGCGGGGCCGTGATTCATCTACGCCATGGCGGCAACGGTCCGCCGCTGCTCCTACTGCACGGCAATCCCCTGACCCACGTATCCTGGCATAAAATCGCAAACCGCCTGGCCGAAAACTTTCATGTGGTTGCCGCTGACCTGCGCGGGTACGGAGACAGCTCGGCGCCCGATCCCGGTGAAAACAATATAAATTTCTCTTTCCGTTCCATGGCGCTGGACCAGGTCGAGGTAATGGAGGTGTTAGGATATAAACGGTTTTTTGTGGCAGGGATTGACCGCGGGGCGCGCACCGTGCATCGCATGTGTCTGGATCATCCCCCTCGCGTAAAGAAAGCCGCCATTATCGATATTTTACCCAATTACCATGTCTGGACCCACGCCTCTAAAGCATGGGCCACAAAGTCCTGGCACTGGCTGTTCATGATACAGCCCTATGATTTACCCGAAAGGATGCTGTCCGCCGTCCCGCCGGAATGGTATATGGAGAAAAAGATCTCAAAGTCCGGGATCGGGTTAAAACCGTTCACAAAGGAAGCTTTTGCCGAATATGTGCGCTGTTTCAATGAAAAGACCATCCGGGGCTCCTGCGCCGACTACCGGGCCTGCGCCACCTGCGATTTTGAGATGGACACGGCCGACAGAGACAAAAAGGCAAGGTGTCCCCTGCTGGTGATTTGGGGGGCCAACAGCCATACCGGCAAAGTACACGGAGATGTCCTCGCCGTCTGGAAAAACTATGCAATCGATGTCATCGGCGGGCCCATTAACTGCGGCCACTACGTGACCGAGGAAGCCCCGGACGAAGCCTATGAATGGTTCATGAGGTTTTTTATGGAAGAACCCGATTGTCGTTAG
- a CDS encoding permease, with translation MDAISIGMWILALIMGGIAFFRPGRLHLQGAKIAGDNLLIMIPRIFMAILVSGFFSVIVPTELVANWLGKDSGMKGILIGSMAGGLTPGGPIICFPIVAIIFKAGAGIGPLVAYLTSWSVFALHRLFAFELPMMGPRFAMIRLLSSVILPFIAAITALLFEDFFMGNNF, from the coding sequence ATGGATGCGATCTCTATCGGCATGTGGATTCTGGCTTTGATAATGGGCGGCATTGCGTTTTTCCGACCAGGACGGCTCCATCTTCAGGGGGCCAAAATTGCTGGTGACAACCTCCTGATTATGATACCGCGAATTTTCATGGCGATTCTGGTTTCCGGTTTTTTTTCCGTCATTGTTCCAACGGAGCTGGTGGCTAACTGGCTGGGTAAGGATTCCGGAATGAAGGGAATACTTATCGGTTCTATGGCGGGCGGATTGACGCCGGGAGGGCCGATCATCTGTTTTCCCATTGTCGCCATTATTTTTAAGGCGGGCGCAGGCATTGGTCCGTTGGTCGCCTATTTGACTTCCTGGTCCGTGTTCGCGCTTCACCGCCTGTTTGCATTTGAACTTCCCATGATGGGCCCGCGGTTTGCAATGATCCGGCTGCTGTCTTCGGTCATTTTGCCTTTTATTGCCGCAATAACAGCACTGCTTTTTGAGGATTTTTTTATGGGGAATAATTTCTAA
- a CDS encoding MFS transporter: protein MPKAASKYLIPQFMLAHFSYHVCTGVLIPLLPLMRESLGLNYFQSGLLVSCYTISYGLAQLPMAMLADRFSSRLIIIWGMICISLTGIGVSFTQSYGQMVPFFVAMGVISASYHAPATSFISQVFLAQKRGRALGFHNTGGSASFLLTPAMALGVAYLFSTWRAPFFILALPALLVGVILLLTTTEIKGDIEAPDTKPERSETGSRSNESTGKGAQQISWSQIIVSLGIVAFLSVTIQLFSAGVRSYLPLYMVDRHGISPQLAGLVISLIAGSGIIGAPLGGALSDRFGRKKVILFSLSLSGPLLLAVTRAPYGIPLLVLLLLYGMTMSVRMPSMLSLIADVVPVGRRTTVLGIYYLIGEEIAGITTPLIGHLIDIYGINLTFTGVAVGLCIIPTIALIFRKYI, encoded by the coding sequence ATGCCAAAAGCAGCTTCCAAATATCTTATCCCTCAATTCATGCTGGCTCATTTCAGTTACCATGTATGCACCGGCGTCTTGATTCCGCTGCTTCCGTTGATGCGTGAAAGTTTAGGGCTGAATTATTTTCAATCAGGCCTCCTGGTATCCTGCTACACGATTTCTTACGGGCTTGCCCAACTTCCCATGGCCATGCTTGCAGACAGATTCAGCAGCCGCCTTATCATCATCTGGGGCATGATCTGTATATCCCTGACCGGCATCGGCGTGAGCTTCACCCAGTCCTACGGCCAGATGGTACCTTTTTTTGTTGCCATGGGCGTCATCAGCGCATCCTACCATGCGCCTGCCACATCCTTTATTTCCCAGGTTTTTCTTGCGCAAAAAAGAGGCCGGGCTTTGGGCTTTCATAATACCGGTGGTAGCGCCAGCTTTTTGTTGACGCCGGCCATGGCCCTGGGGGTCGCATACCTTTTCAGTACCTGGCGGGCTCCTTTTTTCATACTGGCCCTGCCGGCCCTCCTGGTCGGGGTTATCCTGCTGCTCACAACGACTGAAATTAAAGGAGATATTGAAGCGCCGGACACAAAACCAGAACGGTCGGAAACCGGCAGCCGCAGCAACGAATCTACCGGCAAGGGGGCGCAGCAGATAAGCTGGTCGCAGATTATTGTTTCCCTCGGAATCGTAGCCTTTCTGTCGGTGACGATTCAGCTATTTTCTGCAGGGGTGCGGTCTTATTTGCCGTTATACATGGTGGATCGCCACGGCATATCACCACAGTTGGCCGGATTGGTGATCAGCCTGATTGCCGGTTCGGGGATTATCGGGGCGCCGCTGGGGGGCGCTTTATCGGACCGGTTTGGGCGAAAAAAAGTGATCCTGTTCTCCCTTTCCCTTTCCGGCCCGCTGCTCCTTGCGGTTACGAGAGCCCCCTACGGCATTCCGCTCCTGGTGTTGCTGCTGCTGTATGGAATGACCATGAGCGTAAGGATGCCCAGTATGTTGTCCCTGATCGCAGATGTGGTTCCGGTCGGCCGGCGGACAACGGTTCTGGGGATTTATTATTTGATAGGAGAGGAAATTGCCGGCATCACAACCCCCCTCATCGGCCATTTGATAGATATCTATGGCATCAATCTCACCTTTACCGGCGTGGCCGTGGGGTTATGTATAATCCCGACCATTGCATTGATTTTTCGAAAATACATTTAA
- a CDS encoding permease, whose amino-acid sequence MKKIFTDKSFLVFTGIALLSGYGCYAKGGNEAVLKGLKAAWSMVVLVGPRLLAAFILAGFVQVLLPKGLIIKWVGAKSGLRGILIATFVGVITPGGPMISFPLVAALFKLGAGYGPLVAYLTSWSVLSIYRIAIWEIPFMGVKFTALRFFVSLILPLVAGLSAQKLSRFFEDPLAEGQE is encoded by the coding sequence ATGAAAAAAATTTTTACCGACAAATCCTTTTTGGTTTTTACCGGGATCGCACTTCTTTCCGGTTATGGCTGTTATGCCAAGGGGGGAAACGAAGCGGTTTTAAAAGGGCTGAAAGCTGCCTGGTCCATGGTGGTTCTGGTGGGTCCCAGGCTGCTGGCAGCCTTTATCCTGGCAGGATTTGTTCAGGTGCTCCTGCCCAAGGGCCTGATCATAAAATGGGTGGGAGCCAAATCAGGCCTGCGCGGAATTTTAATCGCTACTTTCGTTGGTGTGATCACGCCGGGCGGGCCCATGATTTCTTTCCCGCTGGTGGCAGCCCTTTTTAAACTCGGGGCCGGCTATGGCCCTCTGGTTGCCTATCTGACATCTTGGAGTGTTCTGAGTATTTATCGTATTGCCATATGGGAAATTCCTTTTATGGGGGTGAAGTTTACCGCGTTAAGATTTTTTGTCTCTTTGATACTCCCGTTAGTGGCGGGGCTGAGCGCTCAAAAACTGTCGCGGTTTTTTGAAGACCCCCTCGCAGAGGGACAGGAATAA